In Rhizobium sp. ARZ01, a genomic segment contains:
- the adhP gene encoding alcohol dehydrogenase AdhP, with protein sequence MAKTMKAAIVREFGKPLTIEEVDVPEPGPDQILVKYEATGVCHTDLHAANGDWPVKPKPPFIPGHEGVGFVAKVGSKVKRIKEGDRVGVPWLHTACRSCSYCNTGWETLCAEQQNTGYSVNGTFAQYGLADPAFVGHLPDNLEFGPAAPILCAGVTVYKGLKETEVKPGEWVVVSGIGGLGHMAVQYAKAMGMNVVASDIFEDKLALAEKLGADMVVDARKADAIEKVQKEIGGAHGALVTAVSPKAMEQAYGFLRSKGTMSLVGLPPGFISLPVFDTVLKRITVRGSIVGTRQDLEESLEFAGDGKVAAHFSWDKIENINDIFKRMEAGKIDGRIVLDLNG encoded by the coding sequence ATGGCAAAGACGATGAAGGCTGCGATTGTACGAGAATTCGGCAAGCCGCTGACGATCGAAGAGGTGGATGTTCCCGAACCCGGCCCGGACCAGATCCTCGTCAAATACGAAGCGACCGGGGTTTGCCACACCGACCTGCATGCTGCGAACGGCGATTGGCCTGTCAAACCAAAGCCGCCATTCATTCCGGGGCACGAAGGTGTCGGCTTCGTCGCCAAGGTTGGGTCCAAGGTCAAGCGCATCAAGGAGGGCGATCGCGTCGGCGTGCCATGGCTTCATACCGCCTGCCGCTCCTGCAGCTATTGCAACACCGGCTGGGAAACGCTCTGCGCCGAACAGCAAAACACCGGCTACTCGGTCAACGGTACCTTCGCGCAGTATGGTCTCGCCGATCCTGCCTTCGTCGGCCACTTGCCTGACAATCTCGAATTTGGCCCCGCCGCGCCGATCCTGTGTGCGGGCGTCACCGTTTACAAGGGCTTGAAGGAAACCGAAGTGAAGCCCGGCGAATGGGTGGTCGTTTCCGGTATCGGCGGGCTCGGCCACATGGCCGTGCAGTATGCGAAGGCCATGGGCATGAACGTCGTCGCCTCCGATATCTTCGAGGACAAGCTGGCGCTCGCTGAAAAGCTCGGCGCCGACATGGTCGTCGATGCGCGCAAGGCGGATGCGATCGAAAAGGTCCAAAAGGAGATCGGCGGCGCCCACGGTGCGCTGGTCACGGCTGTATCGCCCAAGGCGATGGAGCAGGCCTATGGTTTCCTGCGCTCCAAGGGAACGATGTCGCTCGTCGGGCTGCCGCCGGGCTTCATCTCGCTTCCCGTTTTCGACACCGTGCTGAAGCGCATCACCGTGCGCGGCTCCATCGTCGGTACCCGGCAGGATCTGGAGGAATCGCTCGAATTCGCCGGGGACGGCAAGGTTGCCGCGCATTTCTCCTGGGACAAGATCGAAAACATAAACGACATCTTCAAGCGCATGGAAGCGGGCAAGATCGACGGCCGTATCGTTCTCGATTTGAACGGCTGA
- a CDS encoding dienelactone hydrolase family protein has translation MEQTPKITQAMIDAYDEYTHLSLDRRRFMERLSMLAGSAAGAAAIAPLLAANSASAQMVAESDARLIAEEVTWAAPKGQMKGYIARPKDAQGQLGGVIVIHENRGLNPHIRDVARRMALEGFVALAPDFLSVDGGTPDDEDKAREMIGKLDRAATVENAVATVAYLSELDWVNGKVGAMGFCWGGGLVNQLAVADPNLKAAVAYYGSQPPAESVANIKAAMMLHYAGLDERINAGIDAYKKALEDNGKTHELFVYEGVNHAFNNDTSAARYDKKAAELAWMRTVEFFKKNLA, from the coding sequence ATGGAACAGACGCCGAAGATCACGCAGGCGATGATCGACGCCTATGACGAATACACCCACCTGTCGCTCGACCGCCGCCGCTTCATGGAGCGGCTGTCGATGCTTGCCGGATCTGCCGCCGGGGCCGCCGCCATCGCGCCTTTGCTCGCCGCCAACAGTGCCAGTGCCCAGATGGTTGCGGAAAGCGATGCCCGCCTGATCGCCGAAGAGGTGACTTGGGCCGCGCCGAAGGGCCAGATGAAGGGCTATATCGCCCGCCCGAAGGATGCGCAGGGCCAGCTTGGCGGGGTTATCGTCATCCACGAAAACCGCGGCCTCAATCCGCATATCCGTGACGTCGCCCGCCGTATGGCGCTCGAAGGCTTTGTTGCGCTAGCGCCTGACTTCCTGTCGGTGGATGGCGGCACGCCTGACGACGAGGACAAGGCGCGCGAGATGATCGGCAAGCTCGATCGCGCCGCGACCGTCGAGAACGCGGTCGCGACTGTCGCTTATCTTTCGGAACTCGACTGGGTGAACGGCAAGGTCGGCGCCATGGGCTTCTGCTGGGGCGGCGGACTTGTCAATCAGCTGGCGGTCGCCGACCCGAACCTGAAGGCCGCCGTCGCCTATTACGGATCCCAGCCGCCGGCCGAAAGCGTCGCCAACATCAAGGCGGCGATGATGCTACACTATGCCGGCCTGGACGAGCGGATTAACGCAGGGATCGACGCCTACAAGAAGGCGCTGGAGGACAACGGCAAGACTCACGAGTTGTTCGTTTACGAGGGGGTAAACCACGCCTTCAACAACGATACCTCCGCTGCGCGCTACGATAAGAAGGCTGCGGAACTGGCGTGGATGCGCACGGTGGAATTCTTCAAGAAGAACCTCGCGTAA
- a CDS encoding LysR substrate-binding domain-containing protein — MSAPLDIDQLQTFVAIADTGSFTKAAERVFKTQSAVSMQMRRLEERIGKQLFMKDGRGNRLTAEGDRLLNFARRMIRLNNEAIAAFDDNRLEGTLRIGTPDDYADRYMPEIIMRFAKTHPNVELYIVCEPSVDLAEKMGKGELDIALVTHNPRQRQSDVVRTEPLCWVMSANHPLPENAPVPLAVGRRDCQWRQIACAALDSVGRDYQVLFTSWSSTVVAAAVMAGMAVSVLPESALRPGMKVLTQADGFPPLAPVQIGIMKRPGLSPSLMNAITSHITACLDNISPLAVNDDLPEAEVKQFPRLPRLRPGHVLPGW; from the coding sequence ATGTCCGCTCCGCTAGACATCGATCAGTTGCAAACTTTCGTCGCGATCGCCGACACCGGCTCCTTCACCAAGGCGGCTGAGAGGGTCTTCAAGACCCAGTCGGCCGTTTCCATGCAGATGCGCCGGCTGGAAGAACGGATCGGCAAGCAGCTGTTCATGAAGGACGGACGCGGTAACCGGCTGACAGCGGAAGGCGACCGACTTTTGAATTTCGCCCGGCGCATGATCCGTCTCAACAACGAGGCGATCGCCGCCTTCGACGACAACAGGCTCGAAGGCACGCTCAGGATCGGTACGCCGGACGACTATGCCGACCGCTACATGCCCGAAATCATCATGCGGTTTGCCAAGACACATCCGAACGTCGAACTCTATATCGTCTGCGAACCTTCGGTGGATCTTGCCGAGAAGATGGGCAAAGGTGAGCTCGACATCGCACTCGTCACCCACAACCCCCGCCAGCGCCAGTCCGACGTCGTGCGGACGGAGCCGCTCTGCTGGGTCATGTCGGCTAACCACCCGCTACCGGAAAACGCGCCCGTGCCGCTCGCCGTGGGGCGGCGCGACTGTCAGTGGCGGCAAATTGCCTGTGCTGCACTCGACTCTGTCGGCCGTGACTACCAGGTGCTATTTACGAGCTGGTCCTCGACCGTCGTCGCAGCCGCCGTCATGGCTGGGATGGCCGTTTCGGTCCTGCCGGAATCGGCACTTCGGCCGGGCATGAAGGTTTTGACCCAGGCGGATGGTTTTCCGCCGCTCGCGCCGGTGCAGATCGGCATCATGAAGCGGCCCGGCCTGTCGCCGTCGCTGATGAACGCGATCACCAGCCACATCACCGCCTGCCTCGACAACATCTCGCCGCTCGCCGTCAACGACGACCTGCCGGAAGCCGAGGTCAAGCAGTTCCCGCGGTTGCCGCGTCTGCGGCCAGGGCACGTGCTGCCGGGCTGGTAA
- a CDS encoding DUF1127 domain-containing protein produces MRMIDRYYLDVATYRSPVPSVLARVRMYVIRMMRIWRNRSAVNRLHELDDHMLLDVGLRREDVRSALASSYYWADPDIHLTMAARERARRHLRSGRPD; encoded by the coding sequence ATGCGCATGATTGATCGCTACTACCTCGACGTTGCCACCTATCGCTCGCCCGTTCCTTCCGTGCTTGCCCGAGTTCGCATGTATGTGATCCGGATGATGCGCATTTGGCGAAACCGGTCGGCGGTCAACAGGCTTCACGAACTTGACGACCACATGCTGCTCGATGTCGGGCTGCGGCGCGAGGATGTGAGGAGTGCCCTGGCATCCTCCTACTACTGGGCCGACCCCGACATCCACCTGACGATGGCGGCGCGCGAGCGTGCTCGCAGACATTTGCGGAGCGGTCGCCCCGATTAA